Proteins co-encoded in one Opitutus terrae PB90-1 genomic window:
- a CDS encoding guanylate kinase codes for MENVAGQSPQPGAHSLTPTAVLLVLAGPAGSGKSTLCDRLVLEDPSFSRVITTTTRAPRPGEINGVHYHFFTPEEFDRRVAAGEFLEWAWVHGKPGAGVDRRYGTLKASVLEPLARGQNLVMSVDVQGVESFRQAARANPLLARHLVTVFILVDHDRLIARMRSRAQDNEAEIAGRMKTAERELKEAHKFDFRIESKTRDEDFATLRSILEQARARVAAK; via the coding sequence ATGGAAAACGTCGCCGGCCAGAGCCCGCAGCCGGGAGCTCACAGCCTAACGCCCACCGCTGTTCTTCTCGTCCTGGCCGGGCCGGCCGGCTCCGGCAAGAGCACGCTGTGTGACCGACTCGTCTTGGAGGATCCGTCGTTCTCGCGCGTGATCACCACCACCACGCGCGCGCCGCGGCCGGGGGAGATCAACGGCGTGCACTACCATTTCTTCACCCCGGAAGAGTTCGATCGGCGGGTGGCGGCCGGCGAGTTCCTCGAGTGGGCGTGGGTGCACGGCAAACCTGGCGCGGGCGTCGATCGCCGCTACGGCACGTTGAAGGCGAGTGTGCTCGAACCGCTCGCGCGCGGACAGAACCTCGTCATGAGCGTCGACGTGCAGGGGGTGGAAAGTTTCCGCCAGGCTGCGCGCGCAAATCCGCTGCTCGCGCGGCATCTGGTCACCGTGTTCATCCTGGTGGATCACGACCGGCTGATCGCGCGAATGCGCTCGCGCGCGCAGGACAACGAGGCGGAGATCGCGGGCCGGATGAAGACCGCCGAGCGTGAGCTGAAGGAAGCGCACAAGTTCGATTTTCGCATCGAGAGCAAAACACGCGACGAGGACTTCGCCACGCTGCGGAGCATTCTGGAGCAGGCGCGAGCGCGCGTGGCGGCGAAGTAG
- a CDS encoding four helix bundle protein: protein MTAQFDHEKLRAYQEALRFVAWVGPIIEELPAKLAAKDQLDRASTSVVLNIAEGNGKRSTTDRCRYLDIARGSSLECAACLDVLVARQKLDSHLTAEGKDILIGVVAMIAGLIARFAIQTNEDQASYSVETAGA from the coding sequence ATGACCGCGCAATTTGATCACGAGAAACTTCGCGCCTATCAAGAGGCGCTTCGGTTCGTGGCGTGGGTGGGGCCGATAATCGAGGAATTACCTGCCAAGCTGGCGGCCAAAGATCAATTAGACCGGGCCTCAACGAGCGTTGTGCTCAACATTGCGGAAGGTAACGGCAAGCGTTCGACGACGGATCGATGCCGCTACCTCGACATCGCGCGGGGCTCCTCGCTTGAGTGTGCCGCTTGCCTGGACGTGCTTGTCGCTCGGCAGAAGCTCGATTCACACTTAACAGCCGAGGGAAAGGATATCCTTATCGGCGTGGTCGCGATGATCGCCGGTCTGATTGCACGATTTGCCATACAGACCAACGAGGACCAGGCATCCTATTCCGTCGAAACTGCTGGCGCCTGA
- the miaB gene encoding tRNA (N6-isopentenyl adenosine(37)-C2)-methylthiotransferase MiaB: protein MNRVHIKTYGCQMNERDSEAVAAMLRARGYRIVADENDCDILLLNTCSVRDAAEQKAIGKAGYLQQRKKKQPDFVLGILGCMAQNRGASLLDQLPDVDLIVGTQKFHQVPGYLDNLRAARDAGVPIGETIVDIGEEAGSQNTIKDHLLPQDSDSDSQPSTLNSQLRGAAAPPPQITAFVSIQQGCNMDCAFCIVPKTRGDERSRPMDDIVRECEQLAARGVREVTLLGQIVTSYGRRDYTHTNGISPFVQLLERVHALDGIERIRFTSPHPRGFKDDLVAAYGRLPKLCGYVHLPLQSGSNRILRAMNRPYTRERYREIVDALRAVRSDMYFSTDVIVGFPGETDEDFEQTRELFEACNYDMAYVFKYSVRTGTPAAERGDQVPEDVKEQRNQLLLELLRQNSERRNALLLDTVEEVLVEGPDKTGQRFTGRTRGNRVCIFEATPDLVGRLVSLRITRASVSTLYGELMLAGVGRERNRK, encoded by the coding sequence GTGAATCGCGTCCACATCAAGACCTACGGCTGCCAGATGAACGAGCGCGACAGCGAGGCGGTCGCGGCGATGCTGCGCGCGCGCGGTTACCGGATCGTCGCGGACGAGAACGACTGCGACATCCTGCTGCTCAACACCTGCTCCGTGCGCGATGCCGCCGAACAGAAGGCCATCGGCAAAGCCGGCTACCTGCAGCAGCGCAAAAAGAAGCAGCCGGACTTCGTGCTCGGGATTCTCGGCTGCATGGCCCAGAACCGCGGCGCGTCGCTGCTGGATCAGCTGCCCGACGTGGACCTGATCGTCGGCACGCAGAAATTTCACCAGGTGCCCGGCTATCTGGACAACCTGCGCGCCGCGCGCGACGCCGGCGTGCCGATCGGCGAGACGATCGTCGACATCGGCGAGGAAGCCGGCTCGCAGAACACGATCAAGGACCACCTCCTCCCGCAGGATTCTGATTCCGACTCTCAACCCTCAACGCTCAACTCTCAACTGCGCGGCGCCGCCGCCCCCCCGCCGCAGATCACCGCCTTCGTTTCGATCCAGCAGGGCTGCAACATGGATTGCGCGTTCTGCATCGTCCCGAAAACCCGCGGCGACGAGCGTTCGCGGCCGATGGACGACATCGTGCGCGAGTGCGAGCAACTCGCCGCGCGCGGCGTTCGCGAGGTCACGCTGCTCGGTCAGATCGTCACCAGCTACGGCCGTCGCGACTACACGCACACGAACGGGATTTCTCCCTTCGTGCAGTTGCTCGAGCGCGTCCACGCGCTCGATGGGATCGAACGGATCCGCTTCACCTCGCCGCATCCGCGCGGGTTCAAGGACGACCTCGTGGCCGCTTACGGTCGGCTGCCGAAGCTCTGCGGCTACGTGCATCTGCCGCTGCAAAGCGGCAGCAACCGGATCCTGCGCGCGATGAACCGGCCCTACACGCGCGAACGCTATCGCGAGATCGTCGACGCGCTGCGGGCGGTGCGCAGCGACATGTATTTTTCGACGGATGTGATCGTCGGGTTTCCGGGCGAGACGGATGAGGATTTCGAGCAGACCCGCGAGCTGTTCGAGGCCTGCAATTACGATATGGCCTACGTTTTCAAATATTCCGTGCGCACGGGTACGCCGGCGGCGGAGAGGGGTGACCAGGTGCCGGAGGACGTGAAGGAACAGCGCAACCAGCTCCTGCTCGAGTTGCTGCGGCAAAACTCCGAGCGCCGGAACGCGCTCCTGCTCGATACGGTGGAGGAAGTGCTCGTCGAAGGTCCCGACAAGACGGGGCAACGCTTCACGGGTCGCACCCGTGGCAACCGTGTGTGCATTTTCGAAGCCACGCCGGATCTCGTGGGCCGGCTCGTGTCGCTGCGGATCACGCGGGCGAGCGTGAGCACGTTGTACGGGGAGCTGATGCTCGCCGGAGTTGGGCGTGAAAGAAATAGGAAATAA
- a CDS encoding immunoglobulin domain-containing protein: MLPIHSRLVRTGLLLGALAFSSFASLHAQTLFGSDDFNDNTLTIGAGLRWRFETDVSGSGGAFAERNQRLEFTAAQSTGATTRALGWISPSTSGESFGVDWQATVKVSNSAAPAAGFASAGLEAYTLADTGGGNISSSAYYGAYLSTSASSGKQLVAEWGRWDATLNGGSGGWVRNTQGIPIAATANVLLRLTWIAATRTMTASFSTDGGTRFEAVRSFALAGAEAGIGAPYANGFGLQLVGVAPTSGAIAAGQITFDDMSVSPLGTGRFAGSDDFSGGADKWEFFFRLPYLTEGTNGLGTFNGSAFEFTKGAGKGSYLLEWDGDGVPKNNVARTLASYTTSWVMDVTATNRHVPESGTFSAVSIEVSAGVDSYYEISLFRTNSQLVVRAEAMSPSDPGVNLTAPENAGVRLRIAWDATTRLLTASCSFDDGVTYSTLRTIATSDWPTLSTGGFYFQALGFSTSAAPIGTGQLLLDDFSVRAAPTVTAQPASQALAAGAPVVLNVAADATATFQWQQNGGAVAGATTDTLTLDSVQPAQTGLYQALVTSPGGVTVSGAAIVGVTTTSKVIGTGEEIGANIRHSNGNVFDQVAVTGAAESITADFAANQITRTSFIDADNDIVQIEFSGPGTLSLVLDAPSGPALPVNYNQNFSYMKGHAGIVITGATEQTNLSVFTVGRATAVNQTLFKDGVNYDGFADIAFIAIQSSNGRFGGVRTANATYFASKGLTGLYAPGVTFDGPVYLGDITAFDEATPVLVIGSANGNTWITGGDLEQANGRPVQVSGLTQLQFQPGSDSHGNTLSARTNQARLEQDGTDVTTQIAVNP, translated from the coding sequence ATGCTCCCCATTCATTCCCGCTTGGTCCGCACCGGACTGTTGCTCGGCGCCTTGGCGTTTTCCAGCTTCGCGTCGCTGCACGCGCAAACGCTGTTCGGCTCGGACGATTTCAACGACAATACGCTCACGATCGGCGCTGGCCTCCGCTGGCGGTTCGAGACTGACGTCAGCGGGAGCGGCGGCGCGTTTGCCGAGCGCAACCAACGGCTGGAGTTTACCGCGGCGCAATCCACGGGAGCGACGACACGCGCGCTCGGTTGGATCAGCCCGAGCACGAGCGGCGAATCGTTTGGCGTCGACTGGCAGGCCACGGTGAAGGTGTCCAACTCGGCTGCGCCGGCTGCGGGTTTCGCCTCCGCCGGACTCGAGGCCTACACGCTCGCGGACACCGGCGGCGGCAATATCAGCAGCAGCGCCTACTACGGGGCGTATCTCTCGACCAGTGCGAGCAGCGGCAAGCAGTTGGTCGCGGAGTGGGGGCGGTGGGACGCGACGCTGAACGGCGGGAGCGGCGGCTGGGTGCGGAACACGCAGGGAATCCCGATCGCCGCCACGGCGAACGTTCTCCTGCGGCTGACTTGGATCGCGGCCACGCGGACAATGACGGCTTCTTTCAGTACGGATGGCGGCACGCGGTTCGAGGCGGTGCGATCGTTCGCGCTTGCCGGTGCCGAGGCAGGGATTGGCGCGCCCTATGCCAACGGCTTCGGCTTGCAGCTCGTCGGGGTGGCGCCGACCAGCGGCGCGATCGCGGCCGGTCAGATCACTTTTGACGATATGAGCGTGTCTCCGCTGGGCACTGGCCGGTTCGCCGGTTCTGACGATTTCAGCGGCGGTGCTGACAAGTGGGAGTTCTTCTTTCGGCTGCCGTATCTGACGGAAGGCACGAACGGACTGGGCACGTTCAACGGGTCCGCGTTCGAGTTCACCAAGGGCGCTGGCAAGGGCAGCTACCTGCTGGAGTGGGACGGTGACGGCGTTCCGAAGAACAACGTCGCGCGGACGCTGGCAAGTTACACGACGAGTTGGGTGATGGACGTGACCGCCACGAATCGGCACGTACCGGAGTCCGGCACCTTCTCCGCCGTGAGCATCGAGGTCAGCGCGGGCGTTGATTCCTACTACGAGATTTCGCTGTTCAGGACCAATAGCCAGCTGGTGGTGCGCGCTGAAGCCATGAGCCCGTCGGATCCAGGCGTGAACCTGACCGCGCCGGAGAATGCAGGCGTGCGGCTGCGGATCGCGTGGGACGCCACCACGAGACTCCTGACGGCGAGCTGCAGCTTTGACGACGGTGTCACCTATTCGACGCTGCGCACGATCGCGACCTCCGATTGGCCGACGCTCTCGACGGGCGGATTCTATTTTCAGGCGCTCGGCTTCTCCACCAGCGCCGCGCCTATTGGAACGGGACAGCTGTTGCTGGACGATTTCTCAGTCAGAGCCGCTCCGACCGTCACGGCCCAACCTGCCAGTCAAGCGCTCGCCGCCGGCGCCCCGGTCGTGCTCAACGTGGCGGCGGACGCCACGGCGACATTTCAGTGGCAGCAAAACGGCGGAGCGGTCGCTGGCGCCACAACTGACACGCTGACGCTCGACAGCGTGCAGCCCGCCCAAACGGGGCTATATCAGGCGCTGGTCACCAGCCCGGGCGGCGTGACGGTGAGTGGCGCGGCCATTGTGGGCGTAACCACGACGAGCAAGGTGATTGGCACCGGCGAGGAAATCGGCGCGAATATCAGGCACTCGAACGGCAACGTGTTCGATCAGGTCGCCGTGACGGGTGCGGCGGAATCGATCACGGCGGATTTTGCAGCGAATCAGATTACGCGGACATCGTTCATCGATGCCGACAATGACATCGTGCAGATCGAGTTCAGCGGTCCCGGCACGCTCTCGCTGGTGTTGGACGCGCCGTCGGGGCCGGCACTGCCGGTGAACTACAATCAAAACTTCAGCTACATGAAGGGCCATGCGGGGATTGTGATCACCGGCGCGACCGAGCAGACGAACCTGTCGGTGTTTACCGTGGGCCGGGCGACGGCGGTGAACCAGACGCTGTTCAAAGACGGCGTGAACTACGACGGGTTTGCGGACATCGCCTTCATCGCGATCCAGAGCAGCAACGGCCGGTTCGGCGGCGTGCGGACGGCAAACGCGACGTATTTCGCCAGTAAGGGGCTCACCGGGCTCTACGCACCCGGGGTGACGTTCGACGGGCCGGTCTATCTTGGCGACATCACGGCGTTCGACGAGGCGACACCGGTGCTCGTGATCGGCAGCGCCAACGGCAACACGTGGATCACGGGCGGCGACCTGGAGCAGGCCAACGGCCGACCCGTGCAGGTCAGCGGGTTGACGCAGCTGCAGTTCCAGCCCGGCAGCGATTCGCACGGCAACACGCTGTCCGCGCGCACGAACCAAGCCCGGCTCGAGCAGGACGGCACCGACGTGACCACGCAGATCGCGGTGAACCCGTAA
- a CDS encoding lytic transglycosylase domain-containing protein has product MSVLAAPIPQRCSARARPKSRRIARTLAAWLLLTGFAVAAESAPKKANNEEPPSTDQLYELGKSLFEQYAPAEIKEEYEFPSKEQWDQFAARLQQGLEQDDLSLLAQYEPEARSALTALRAFPGYEDYADWLEERLDYIEAAKTATSAEAVKPTPAPSPSTPVPAPTAPAPRATKPASLPYYDLWLQRVQSRPVPERAGKLMPLLRDAFAEEGVPPEIAWLAEAESTLNPSARSPAGAKGLFQLMPETARNLGLSTFIPDERGDPEKSARAAAKYLRELHGKFGSWPLAFAAYNGGEGRVRRLLKQKDASTFAEIASALPSETRMYVPKVCATIAVRSGVAPGELAPPRAS; this is encoded by the coding sequence ATGAGCGTCCTTGCCGCCCCGATTCCGCAGCGTTGCTCCGCACGCGCACGGCCGAAATCCCGGCGCATCGCCCGCACGCTCGCAGCGTGGCTGCTGCTGACCGGTTTCGCCGTCGCCGCGGAATCCGCGCCCAAGAAAGCAAACAACGAAGAGCCGCCGTCGACCGACCAGCTTTACGAGCTTGGCAAGTCACTGTTCGAGCAATACGCGCCGGCGGAGATCAAGGAGGAATACGAATTCCCTTCCAAGGAACAGTGGGACCAGTTCGCGGCGCGGCTGCAGCAGGGATTGGAACAGGACGACCTCTCGCTCCTCGCGCAGTATGAGCCGGAGGCGCGAAGCGCGCTCACCGCGTTGCGGGCGTTTCCGGGTTACGAAGATTACGCCGACTGGCTCGAAGAGCGGCTCGACTACATCGAGGCGGCGAAAACCGCGACCAGCGCCGAAGCGGTCAAGCCCACGCCGGCGCCCTCGCCTTCCACCCCGGTGCCCGCGCCCACTGCGCCGGCTCCGCGCGCCACGAAGCCCGCGTCGTTACCCTATTACGACCTCTGGCTGCAACGGGTGCAGAGCCGGCCCGTGCCGGAGCGCGCGGGAAAACTGATGCCGTTGCTTCGCGACGCGTTCGCCGAGGAAGGCGTCCCGCCCGAGATCGCGTGGCTCGCGGAGGCAGAATCCACGCTCAACCCCAGCGCGCGCAGTCCGGCCGGCGCAAAGGGCCTTTTCCAATTGATGCCCGAGACCGCGCGGAATCTCGGGCTCAGCACGTTCATTCCCGACGAGCGCGGCGATCCGGAAAAGTCCGCTCGCGCCGCCGCGAAGTATCTCCGCGAGTTGCACGGTAAGTTCGGCAGCTGGCCGCTCGCCTTCGCCGCTTACAACGGCGGCGAGGGTCGCGTGCGCCGACTGCTCAAGCAGAAGGACGCGTCCACGTTCGCGGAGATCGCCTCCGCGCTGCCGTCCGAGACCCGCATGTATGTGCCGAAAGTCTGCGCGACCATCGCCGTGCGCAGCGGCGTGGCGCCTGGCGAACTGGCGCCGCCACGCGCCAGCTAA
- the rhlP gene encoding rhombotarget lipoprotein (RhlP (RHombo-target LipoProtein) is a family of predicted lipoproteins that, in general, co-occurs with a form of rhombosortase, and that has an apparent cleavage site for that enzyme, a GlyGly motif, near the C-terminus.): protein MSHPRRFSSTLVLLLLAAVASFATGCHYFNQQRTDRSSSVVAFLYPRESNPLPPTAIPVLRLPLRVGVAFVPSASGRIVEGGLSEMQKTALMERVAKEFKAYPFVESIEIIPTMYLQPQGGFTNLDQIRRMLNIDVVALIAYDQVQFTDDNFLSLSYWTIVGAYIFQGNKNDTQTLLEAAVYDIPSRHLLFRAPGASRVEAGSQAMNLSRNLRDDSVHGFDVATGELIKNLKLQLEEFRERVKRAPGEVQIEHKPGYTGSGSFGAGFAGALALLALGRWLRRRA from the coding sequence ATGTCGCACCCCCGCCGCTTCAGCTCCACGCTTGTTCTTCTCCTGCTCGCCGCGGTGGCTTCGTTCGCCACCGGCTGCCATTATTTCAACCAGCAGCGCACCGACCGTTCCAGCAGCGTCGTCGCGTTTCTCTATCCCCGCGAATCCAACCCGCTGCCGCCCACCGCGATCCCCGTGCTGCGACTGCCGTTGCGCGTCGGCGTCGCGTTCGTGCCCTCGGCCTCCGGCCGCATCGTCGAGGGCGGGCTCTCCGAGATGCAGAAAACGGCACTGATGGAGCGCGTCGCGAAGGAGTTCAAGGCCTACCCCTTCGTCGAATCGATCGAGATCATCCCGACGATGTATCTGCAGCCGCAGGGCGGGTTCACCAACCTCGACCAGATCCGGCGGATGTTGAACATCGATGTCGTCGCGCTGATCGCCTACGACCAGGTCCAGTTCACCGACGACAATTTCCTCTCGCTGAGCTACTGGACGATCGTGGGCGCCTACATTTTCCAGGGAAACAAGAACGACACGCAGACGCTGCTCGAGGCCGCCGTTTACGACATCCCGAGCCGGCACCTGCTTTTCCGCGCACCGGGCGCGAGTCGCGTCGAGGCCGGCTCGCAGGCGATGAACCTGTCGCGCAACCTGCGCGACGACAGCGTGCACGGGTTTGATGTCGCGACCGGCGAGCTGATCAAGAACCTCAAACTGCAGCTCGAGGAATTCCGCGAACGCGTGAAGCGCGCGCCGGGTGAAGTCCAGATCGAGCACAAGCCCGGCTACACGGGGAGCGGTTCCTTTGGCGCGGGCTTCGCCGGCGCGCTGGCCTTGCTCGCCCTCGGCCGCTGGTTGCGGCGCCGCGCGTGA
- the rrtA gene encoding rhombosortase, which produces MKSSAQTSPAAASVPWPFPWMTVAFALAALTLRFWPGAEAALGYERAQIAAAQYWRLWTAHLVHFSWSHLFWNLLVFVPAGLWAERLLPDRLRLLLLLGPALIGVALYGLDPGLARYAGLSGVVAGVVAFLALVQLRRGTSDRWFWRSVLLLLVAKIGLEFALSEPLFARFAETGVRAVPLAHAAGVLGAGLILFGRRRRR; this is translated from the coding sequence GTGAAATCGTCCGCGCAAACTTCCCCCGCCGCCGCGTCCGTGCCGTGGCCGTTTCCGTGGATGACGGTGGCTTTCGCCCTCGCCGCGCTCACGCTGCGGTTCTGGCCGGGCGCGGAGGCGGCGCTGGGCTACGAACGCGCGCAGATCGCAGCGGCACAGTATTGGCGGCTGTGGACGGCGCACCTCGTGCACTTCAGCTGGTCCCACCTTTTCTGGAATCTGCTGGTGTTCGTGCCCGCCGGCCTCTGGGCCGAACGCCTGTTGCCGGATCGGCTGCGGCTCTTGCTCCTGCTGGGCCCGGCGCTCATCGGCGTCGCGCTGTACGGACTCGATCCGGGGCTGGCCCGCTACGCCGGATTGTCGGGCGTGGTGGCCGGCGTGGTGGCGTTCCTGGCGCTGGTGCAATTGCGCCGTGGCACGAGCGATCGCTGGTTCTGGCGTAGCGTGCTCCTGTTGCTGGTGGCGAAGATCGGACTCGAATTCGCGCTGAGCGAACCCCTCTTCGCGCGGTTCGCCGAAACCGGCGTGCGCGCGGTTCCGCTCGCTCATGCCGCTGGCGTGCTCGGCGCAGGATTGATTCTTTTCGGCCGCCGCCGACGGCGCTGA